The Belonocnema kinseyi isolate 2016_QV_RU_SX_M_011 chromosome 10, B_treatae_v1, whole genome shotgun sequence genome has a window encoding:
- the LOC117181014 gene encoding organic cation transporter protein-like — translation MEEIKMDIVLESKNEVQNYNKNTTSERKMELDDGESTTLKPKFETFDDMLSCVGDFGRYQWWIMLSLIPYTAAYAVLYFAQFFLTLIPQEHWCKIDELKNFSVEERILAGIPRTDHYPYYDTCRQKDLNFSELLKITNNFHSPLWSTNETVTCSGWEYNLTQIPYASIGAELDWVCDRAYLVSTAQALFFCGSILGGFLFGWFADHKGRIPAVVCCNIVALAATIASANTSHFWSFALCRFFSGFAFDNVINIPLIVVMEYVAVKRRTIVVNLAFGVYFAIASTALPWVAYYLANWRYFAYFTALPFLTALVTPWILPESARWYISTGKTDAVVKKLRKIAKVNGKNPNPAVFEAFSMNAKAAYKQKETATLLDLFKTPRLAKNTILLVLFWTLTVIAFDGHVYSLKLLQGSVFVSFSLACATELPAGFLLTMVLDRWGRRFCGFITMALTMLFSYAELILEAGLIRNKGPPLTKLSGGSSTVENKWARYNALVSMVGVTETGQNASWASPVWLAILWTGMPMLIIGTVSLITAVLVLFLPESLGRHLPQTLEQGEHFGKEQKFWSLPCFGNEAIKY, via the exons ATGGAGGAAATAAAAATGGACATCGTTTTGGAATCTAAAAA cGAAGTACAAAACtacaataaaaatacaacttcagaacgaaaaatggaactagaTGACGGCGAGAGTACaactttaaagccaaaatttGAGACTTTTGATGACATGCTATCTTGTGTTGGGGATTTTGGAAGATATCAGTGGTGGATAATGTTGTCTCTTATTCCATACACTGCAGCCTACGCTGTTTTAtattttgctcaattttttttGACACTTATACCTCAAGAACATTGGTGCAAAATAGatgaactgaaaaatttttcagtagaGGAACG AATTTTGGCTGGAATTCCACGCACTGATCATTATCCATATTACGACACGTGCCgtcaaaaagatttaaacttcTCTGAACTCTTAAAAATCACCAACAATTTTCATTCACCATTATGGAGTACAAATGAAACTGTCACTTGCAGTGGCTGGGAGTATAATCTTACACAGATTCCATATGCAAGCATTGGAGCTGAG TTAGATTGGGTATGCGACCGGGCATATTTAGTCTCGACGGCTCAAGCGCTCTTCTTCTGTGGATCAATTCTCGGAGGGTTTCTTTTTGGATGGTTTGCTGATCACAAAGGAAGGATTCCGGCTGTAGTATGCTGCAACATAGTAGCTTTAGCCGCCACTATCGCGTCTGCAAACACTAGTCATTTTTGGTCTTTCGCTCTCTGCAGATTCTTTTCTGGATTCGCCTTTGACAATGTGATCAACATTCCTCTCATTGTCG tAATGGAATATGTGGCTGTGAAACGACGTACTATAGTTGTTAATTTAGCCTTTGGAGTATATTTCGCTATTGCAAGTACAGCACTTCCCTGGGTAGCGTATTACCTTGCAAATTGGAGGTACTTCGCGTACTTTACAGCCTTGCCCTTCCTAACTGCTTTAGTTACACCATGGATTTTACCTGAAAGTGCTCG ATGGTACATTTCAACCGGTAAAACAGATGCAGTTGTTAAGAAGCTTCGAAAAATCGCGAAAGTTAATGGAAAGAATCCAAATCCAGCAGTATTCGAAGCTTTTTCG ATGAACGCCAAAGCTGCATATAAACAGAAGGAAACAGCAACATTGCTCGATCTCTTCAAGACACCTCGCCTGGCAAAAAATACAATACTATTAGTTCTTTTCTG GACTTTGACAGTGATTGCATTCGATGGACATGTTTACTCGTTAAAACTACTACAAGGCTCAGTATTCGTTTCCTTCTCTTTGGCCTGTGCAACCGAACTTCCGGCTGGTTTTCTATTGACTATGGTATTGGATCGCTGGGGGCGAAGATTCTGCGGATTCATTACCATGGCTCTGACCATGCTCTTCAGTTATGCGGAACTAATACTCGAAGCAG gcctcattaggaacaaaggccCCCCGCTGACTAAGCTCAGTGGCGgcagctcgacggt CGAGAACAAGTGGGCGAGGTATAACGCGCTGGTTTCAATGGTGGGGGTAACCGAAACAGGTCAAAATGCAAGTTGGGCATCGCCGGTGTGGCTG gCCATCCTCTGGACTGGAATGCCAATGTTAATAATAGGGACAGTTTCCCTAATTACAGCAGTTTTGGTCCTATTTTTGCCGGAATCTTTGGGCCGTCATCTACCTCAGACTCTCGAGCAGGGTGAACATTTtggaaaagaacaaaaattctgGTCCCTGCCCTGTTTTGGAAACGAAGCTATAAAATACTGA